A genomic stretch from Longimicrobium sp. includes:
- a CDS encoding TolC family protein, giving the protein MSPMTPHRTAATLVALAALLSAPSSLRAQDAAPLTLERAVASALEGSPEIQRARAAGLLERASVTESFAPMLPRLSLSTGLNRSDVLQRTATDPVTGGIVQLPDSLVERRYTFGTAAVVSVDWTVFAGGRNLAAASVARARARAAGHELGAARVKAAAEATLAYLDALEADALVQVRRAQEAHARELERTAQARFETGDVPEIDLLQARLAASEANLAVIEAEGDARARRLALYERTGMEGDLGAPLQAPEPLAAVDTAGLRARMSAASPVLAGAAAERQAAARAVRAGRLGLLPTVTVGMDRVWSEWGQTREAFTMEPRNAQAYYRLSLAWSPLERSGQLWAERQRAAAALLAADADGRAARRTIEREVEVGLERWVRAGGVGERAALNLALAERQREQAEERYRVGLGTLTDRLNANALWAEAARQAALARHARLRAAAELERATGAAVMRPMP; this is encoded by the coding sequence ATGAGCCCCATGACCCCACACCGCACGGCCGCCACCCTGGTGGCCCTAGCGGCCCTGCTTTCCGCCCCCTCGTCCCTGCGTGCGCAGGACGCGGCGCCCCTGACGCTGGAGCGCGCGGTGGCATCGGCGCTGGAGGGCAGCCCCGAGATCCAGCGGGCGCGCGCCGCCGGCCTGCTGGAGCGCGCCAGCGTCACGGAAAGCTTCGCCCCCATGCTGCCGCGCCTTTCGCTTTCCACCGGGCTCAACCGCTCCGACGTGCTGCAGCGCACGGCCACGGACCCCGTGACGGGCGGAATCGTACAGCTTCCCGACTCGCTGGTCGAGCGGCGGTACACCTTCGGCACCGCGGCCGTCGTCTCGGTGGACTGGACGGTGTTCGCGGGGGGCCGCAACCTGGCGGCGGCTTCCGTGGCTCGCGCCCGGGCCCGGGCGGCCGGCCACGAGCTGGGCGCCGCACGGGTGAAGGCCGCCGCCGAGGCCACCCTGGCCTACCTGGACGCCTTGGAGGCGGACGCCTTGGTGCAGGTGCGCCGCGCGCAGGAAGCCCATGCGCGCGAGCTGGAGCGCACGGCCCAGGCGCGGTTCGAAACGGGCGACGTTCCCGAGATCGACCTGCTGCAGGCGCGGCTGGCGGCCAGCGAAGCCAACCTGGCCGTCATCGAGGCCGAAGGCGACGCGCGGGCGCGGCGGCTGGCGCTGTACGAGCGGACCGGGATGGAAGGGGACCTGGGAGCCCCCCTGCAGGCACCCGAACCTCTGGCCGCCGTGGATACGGCCGGGCTTCGCGCGCGTATGTCTGCCGCCAGCCCCGTGCTGGCCGGCGCGGCGGCGGAGCGCCAGGCGGCGGCCCGAGCCGTACGGGCCGGACGGCTGGGGCTGCTCCCCACGGTGACGGTGGGGATGGACCGCGTCTGGTCGGAGTGGGGGCAGACGCGCGAGGCCTTCACCATGGAGCCCCGCAACGCGCAGGCGTACTACCGGCTGTCCCTGGCCTGGTCGCCCCTGGAACGCTCCGGCCAGCTGTGGGCCGAACGCCAGCGCGCCGCGGCGGCCCTGCTGGCCGCGGACGCCGACGGGCGCGCGGCGCGGCGCACGATCGAGCGCGAGGTGGAGGTGGGGCTGGAGCGCTGGGTGCGCGCGGGGGGGGTAGGCGAGCGTGCCGCGCTGAACCTGGCCCTGGCCGAGCGGCAGCGCGAGCAGGCCGAGGAGCGGTACCGGGTGGGGCTGGGCACGCTCACCGACCGGCTGAACGCGAACGCCCTCTGGGCCGAGGCCGCGCGGCAGGCCGCGCTGGCCCGGCACGCGCGCCTTCGCGCCGCCGCCGAGCTGGAGCGCGCCACGGGGGCGGCGGTGATGCGCCCGATGCCGTAG
- a CDS encoding ABC transporter ATP-binding protein, whose protein sequence is MTAPNDDALIRLDNVSKVFYTDEVETHALANVHLAIRPGEFVAIAGPSGCGKSTLLSILGLLDSPSGGEYRLSGAPVQSLSAAERARIRNREIGFIFQSFNLIGDLSVFENVELPLTYRGMPAAERRKRVEDALERVQMSHRNAHYPAQLSGGQQQRVAVARAIAGTPAVLLADEPTGNLDSANAGAVMELLRDLHRQGSTLVMVTHDPRFAEYAGRQVHLFDGQVVEDGTTAPSTGAATPAGVA, encoded by the coding sequence ATGACGGCCCCCAACGACGACGCGCTGATCAGGCTCGACAACGTTTCCAAGGTGTTCTACACCGACGAGGTGGAGACGCACGCCCTCGCCAACGTGCACCTGGCCATCCGTCCCGGTGAGTTCGTGGCCATTGCCGGCCCCTCAGGGTGCGGCAAGAGCACCCTGCTTTCCATCCTGGGGCTGCTGGATTCGCCCAGCGGGGGCGAGTACCGCCTGTCGGGAGCCCCGGTGCAGAGCCTTTCGGCCGCCGAGCGGGCGCGGATCCGGAACCGGGAGATCGGGTTCATCTTCCAGTCGTTCAACCTGATCGGCGACCTGTCGGTATTCGAGAACGTGGAGTTGCCGCTCACCTACCGCGGCATGCCCGCGGCCGAACGCCGGAAGCGGGTGGAAGATGCGCTGGAGCGGGTGCAGATGTCGCACCGCAACGCGCACTACCCGGCCCAGCTTTCCGGGGGCCAGCAGCAGCGCGTGGCCGTTGCCCGCGCCATCGCCGGCACCCCCGCCGTGCTGCTGGCCGACGAACCCACCGGCAACCTGGACTCGGCCAACGCCGGCGCGGTGATGGAGCTGCTGCGCGACCTTCACCGCCAGGGGTCGACGCTGGTGATGGTGACGCACGACCCGCGCTTCGCGGAGTACGCGGGACGCCAGGTGCACCTGTTCGACGGCCAGGTGGTGGAGGACGGCACCACCGCACCGTCCACCGGCGCCGCCACCCCGGCCGGCGTGGCCTGA
- a CDS encoding efflux RND transporter periplasmic adaptor subunit: MDVRRTDLKSRRNRRLAWGTAATAALLLLFAAVSRLEPAVPSVERGEIVTDTVERGEMVRAVRGPGTLVPERIRWVPAGTGGRVERLLVQPGDRVEPATVLLELSNPDVQLEALDAERQLAQAQAEMAGLQSTLQTQRLQLQGGLSTLRGEQREAHRRAEADRELAARGLIARMELARSEDRARELGERLRMDEEQLRVLERSAGSRMAVQRAQVERLRSIVQFHAQRATSMQVRAGAAGVVQELPLQVGQWVTPGTTLARVVEPGRLKAVLRIPEGQARDLAVGQPARIDTRSGVVPGRVVRIDPAVQGGSVAVDIALEGELPRGARPDLSVDGTVEIDRLPSVLHMGRPAYAQPEGGASLWKLVDGGASAVRVPVRLGRASVNSVEVVSGLQPGDEVILSDLSRWDGVERLRIRR, translated from the coding sequence GTGGACGTACGCCGAACCGACCTCAAGAGCCGCCGCAACCGCCGCCTCGCGTGGGGCACGGCGGCCACGGCCGCGCTCCTGCTCCTTTTCGCCGCCGTGTCGCGCCTGGAGCCCGCCGTGCCCTCGGTGGAACGCGGCGAGATCGTCACCGACACGGTGGAGCGCGGCGAGATGGTGCGCGCGGTGCGAGGCCCCGGCACCCTGGTACCCGAGCGCATCCGGTGGGTCCCCGCGGGCACGGGCGGGCGGGTGGAGCGGCTGCTGGTGCAGCCGGGCGACCGGGTGGAGCCGGCGACGGTGCTGCTGGAGCTCAGCAACCCCGACGTGCAGCTGGAGGCGCTCGACGCCGAGCGGCAGCTGGCCCAGGCCCAGGCCGAGATGGCGGGGCTGCAGTCGACGCTGCAGACGCAGCGGCTTCAGTTGCAGGGGGGGCTTTCCACCCTGCGCGGCGAGCAGCGCGAGGCGCACCGACGTGCCGAGGCCGACCGCGAGCTCGCGGCCCGGGGGCTGATCGCCCGGATGGAGCTGGCCCGCTCGGAAGACCGCGCGCGCGAACTGGGGGAGAGGCTGCGGATGGACGAGGAGCAGCTGCGGGTGCTGGAGCGCTCGGCTGGCTCGCGTATGGCGGTGCAGCGCGCGCAGGTGGAGCGGCTTCGCAGCATCGTCCAGTTCCACGCCCAGCGCGCAACCTCCATGCAGGTGCGCGCGGGGGCCGCCGGAGTGGTGCAGGAGCTTCCCCTGCAGGTGGGGCAGTGGGTGACCCCGGGCACCACGTTGGCCCGCGTGGTCGAGCCGGGCCGGCTGAAGGCGGTGCTTCGCATTCCCGAGGGCCAGGCCCGCGACCTGGCCGTGGGGCAGCCCGCGCGCATCGACACCCGCAGCGGCGTGGTGCCCGGCCGGGTGGTGCGCATCGATCCCGCCGTACAGGGAGGCTCGGTGGCGGTGGACATCGCGCTCGAGGGCGAGCTGCCCCGCGGCGCCCGCCCGGACCTGAGCGTCGACGGCACCGTGGAGATCGACCGGCTCCCCTCCGTGCTCCACATGGGCCGCCCGGCGTACGCGCAGCCGGAGGGCGGCGCCTCGCTGTGGAAGCTGGTGGACGGGGGCGCCTCGGCCGTGCGCGTTCCCGTGCGGCTGGGCCGGGCCTCGGTGAACTCGGTGGAGGTGGTGAGCGGGCTGCAGCCGGGCGACGAAGTGATCCTGTCCGACCTTTCGCGCTGGGACGGGGTGGAGCGCCTGCGCATCCGCCGATGA
- a CDS encoding GIN domain-containing protein yields the protein MRAFHFAALAAALVLAAPRAAAQDPPLVRGTGVPGTVHRDVAGVRRVVFDAPALLVIRPGPAELRIEGDANLVERVTSRVGADGTLVVGTGDVQVQPVRRLRLYLGVPALEAVEMTGSGELEVEGVSAPEFSFSLSGSGSARLAAVRAGLLRLSVSGSGPTQVAGRADRLEVSLSGSGSIDAEALAAGSARVQVTGSGSAALAVSGRLDSLIDGSGAVTNRGPEPLAGTAARTGAR from the coding sequence ATGCGTGCCTTCCACTTCGCCGCCCTGGCCGCGGCCCTCGTCCTGGCCGCCCCGCGGGCCGCCGCGCAGGACCCCCCGCTGGTTCGCGGCACGGGGGTTCCTGGCACCGTGCACCGCGACGTGGCCGGCGTTCGCCGCGTGGTCTTCGACGCGCCGGCGCTGCTGGTGATCCGGCCCGGGCCCGCCGAGCTCCGTATCGAGGGCGACGCCAACCTGGTGGAGCGGGTGACCTCCCGGGTCGGCGCCGACGGCACCCTGGTGGTCGGCACGGGCGACGTGCAGGTGCAGCCCGTCCGCCGCCTGCGCCTGTACCTGGGGGTGCCCGCGCTCGAGGCGGTGGAAATGACGGGAAGCGGCGAGCTGGAGGTGGAGGGGGTGAGCGCCCCCGAGTTCTCGTTCTCCCTCTCCGGCTCGGGAAGCGCCCGGCTGGCGGCGGTTCGGGCGGGGCTGCTGCGCCTGTCCGTTTCCGGCTCTGGCCCCACGCAGGTGGCGGGACGGGCGGACCGGTTGGAGGTCAGCCTGAGCGGCTCGGGCTCCATCGACGCCGAGGCGCTCGCCGCCGGCTCGGCGCGCGTCCAGGTTACGGGAAGCGGCTCGGCCGCTCTGGCGGTGAGCGGCCGGCTCGACAGCCTCATCGACGGAAGCGGCGCGGTGACCAACCGCGGTCCTGAGCCGCTGGCCGGCACGGCCGCGCGCACGGGCGCCCGCTGA
- a CDS encoding sigma-54 dependent transcriptional regulator, producing the protein MPVAAPDQIRVLVADDQPDIVQALRLLLKAEGYRVETADSPAAVARQLQANDFDVVLLDLNYARDTTSGAEGLDLLRRMRTVHPALPVVVMTAWGSVEGAVEAMRLGARDYVEKPWDNHRLVTTLRAQVELGRALRHSRQLEDENARLPQDGTPSLVCESRAMREMVAMLERIAPSDASVLITGEHGTGKEVVARRLHAGSSRTSRPLVTVHAGGIATGVVESELFGHVKGAFTDARSERVGYFEAAHRGTLFLDEIGTMPMALQAKLLRVLQTGEFQRVGSTQPRTADVRLISATNLDLHHEVAEGRFRGDLLYRINTVEIHVPPLRERRDDIPVLATHFLGGFSGRYRKAVNAFEPDAMRALLDYPWPGNVRELAHTVERAVLLASGERVTPGDLNLRPAAARGADGLEEMPLETAERHIIRKALDRHGGNVSHAAEALGISRSALYRRLQKHGLDA; encoded by the coding sequence ATGCCCGTGGCCGCCCCCGATCAGATCCGCGTCTTGGTCGCCGACGACCAGCCCGACATCGTGCAAGCCCTTCGCCTGCTCCTGAAGGCGGAGGGATACCGAGTGGAAACGGCCGACTCGCCGGCCGCCGTCGCCCGGCAGCTGCAGGCGAACGACTTCGACGTCGTGCTGCTGGACCTGAACTACGCGCGCGACACCACCTCCGGCGCCGAGGGGCTGGACCTGCTGCGGCGCATGCGCACCGTGCACCCCGCCCTTCCCGTGGTGGTGATGACGGCGTGGGGGAGCGTCGAGGGGGCCGTCGAGGCCATGCGCCTGGGCGCGCGCGACTACGTCGAGAAACCGTGGGACAACCACCGGCTGGTGACCACCCTGCGCGCGCAGGTGGAGCTGGGGCGGGCCCTGCGGCACAGCCGCCAGCTGGAGGACGAGAACGCGCGTTTGCCGCAGGATGGCACTCCGTCGCTGGTGTGCGAGTCTCGCGCCATGCGCGAGATGGTGGCCATGCTGGAGCGCATCGCGCCCTCCGACGCCAGCGTGCTGATCACCGGCGAGCACGGAACGGGGAAGGAGGTGGTGGCCCGCCGCCTTCACGCCGGCTCGTCGCGGACCTCGCGCCCGCTGGTGACCGTACACGCGGGCGGCATCGCCACGGGGGTGGTGGAAAGCGAGCTGTTCGGCCACGTGAAGGGCGCCTTCACCGACGCCCGCTCCGAGCGGGTGGGGTACTTCGAGGCCGCCCACCGGGGCACGCTCTTCCTGGACGAGATCGGCACGATGCCCATGGCGCTGCAGGCCAAGCTCCTGCGGGTGCTACAGACGGGCGAGTTCCAGCGGGTCGGCTCTACCCAGCCGCGCACGGCCGACGTGCGGCTGATCTCGGCTACCAACCTCGACCTTCACCACGAGGTGGCAGAGGGGCGGTTCCGCGGCGACCTGCTGTACCGCATCAACACGGTGGAAATCCACGTGCCGCCCCTGCGCGAGCGGCGCGACGACATTCCCGTGCTCGCCACCCACTTCCTCGGGGGCTTCTCCGGCCGCTACCGCAAGGCGGTGAACGCCTTCGAGCCCGACGCCATGCGCGCCCTGCTGGACTACCCCTGGCCGGGCAACGTGCGCGAGCTGGCCCACACGGTGGAGCGCGCGGTGCTGCTGGCCAGCGGCGAGCGCGTGACGCCGGGGGACCTGAACCTGCGCCCCGCCGCGGCGCGGGGGGCGGATGGGCTCGAGGAAATGCCGTTGGAAACGGCCGAGCGCCACATCATCCGCAAGGCGTTGGACCGCCACGGCGGCAACGTCAGCCACGCCGCCGAGGCGCTGGGCATCTCGCGCAGCGCCCTGTATCGCCGGCTGCAGAAGCACGGGCTCGACGCGTGA
- a CDS encoding sensor histidine kinase yields the protein MTWPARSDRQVLLLALAAGLPGTAAALALAWALPAPPWLRWGLSLLLPTVWIAGAQALRHRFTRPVQTIANLIGALRIGDYSVRARGARADDPLGLARLELNGLADHLRRQRLGGLEAGALLRAVLANLDAVVLALDDRGHIQFANRAAERLLGRSAESLVGASAVEAGLEPLLRRQTSPIVEHAFPGGAGRWDVRRATFRQEGVPHQLLVLSDVGQMLRQEERGAWRRLIRVLSHEINNSLTPIQSISRGLLDVMRRDPPPPDFDDDLAQGLGVIAGRAEALGRFMTSYARLARLPPPRRRRVEVSELVHRAVRLETRRPIRLVGGPPVALDADSDQLEQVLINLLANASEAAAETGGGVEVGWSVDARFVRLWIRDDGPGIAAATSLFVPFFTTKPHGSGIGLVLSQQIAEAHGGRVELVDREDARGCEARLVLPLKPEGGNPATL from the coding sequence GTGACTTGGCCGGCCCGCTCCGACCGGCAGGTGCTGCTGCTGGCCTTGGCCGCCGGGCTCCCCGGGACGGCCGCTGCCCTCGCGCTTGCCTGGGCCCTTCCCGCCCCGCCCTGGCTGCGCTGGGGCCTGTCGCTCCTGCTCCCTACCGTGTGGATCGCGGGGGCCCAGGCCCTCCGCCACCGGTTCACCCGCCCGGTGCAGACCATCGCCAACCTGATCGGGGCGCTGCGCATCGGCGACTACTCGGTGCGCGCCCGCGGTGCCCGGGCCGACGACCCGCTAGGGCTGGCCCGGCTGGAACTGAACGGCCTGGCCGACCACCTACGGCGGCAGCGGCTGGGCGGCCTCGAGGCGGGTGCGCTGCTCCGTGCGGTGCTGGCCAACTTGGACGCGGTGGTGCTGGCGCTCGACGACCGGGGGCACATCCAGTTCGCCAACCGCGCGGCTGAGCGGCTGCTGGGGCGTTCGGCCGAGAGCCTGGTGGGGGCGTCGGCGGTCGAGGCGGGGCTCGAGCCCCTGCTGCGGCGGCAGACCTCGCCCATCGTGGAGCACGCCTTTCCTGGGGGCGCCGGGCGATGGGACGTGCGCAGGGCCACCTTCCGGCAGGAAGGAGTGCCTCATCAGCTGCTGGTGCTTTCCGACGTGGGGCAGATGCTGCGGCAGGAGGAGCGCGGCGCCTGGCGGCGGTTGATCCGCGTGCTGAGCCACGAAATCAACAACTCGCTCACCCCCATCCAGTCCATCTCCCGCGGGCTGCTGGACGTGATGCGCCGCGACCCCCCGCCGCCCGACTTCGACGACGACTTGGCGCAGGGGCTGGGCGTCATCGCGGGACGGGCGGAGGCCCTGGGGCGGTTCATGACCAGCTACGCGCGGCTAGCGCGGCTTCCCCCGCCCCGCAGGCGGCGCGTGGAGGTGAGCGAGCTGGTGCACCGCGCCGTGAGGCTGGAGACGCGGCGGCCCATCCGCCTAGTGGGCGGTCCGCCCGTGGCGCTGGACGCGGACTCCGACCAGCTGGAGCAGGTGCTGATCAACCTCCTGGCCAACGCGTCCGAGGCGGCGGCGGAAACCGGTGGCGGGGTGGAGGTGGGCTGGAGCGTGGACGCGCGCTTCGTACGGCTCTGGATCCGGGACGACGGGCCTGGCATCGCGGCGGCGACCAGCCTGTTCGTTCCCTTCTTCACGACGAAGCCCCATGGCAGCGGTATCGGGCTGGTGCTCAGCCAGCAGATCGCCGAGGCGCACGGGGGGCGGGTGGAGCTGGTGGACCGCGAGGACGCGCGCGGCTGCGAAGCACGGCTGGTACTGCCGCTGAAGCCGGAGGGAGGGAACCCCGCTACCCTCTGA
- a CDS encoding ABC transporter permease: protein MSSVAQDLRYAARKLARSPGFTLVAVLTLALGIGATTAIFSVVHAVLLRPPPYPEPGQLVVAAELTAKGEEMPVAGLNFQDWRARARGFQGMAAYSGGQATVLGGSEPVRPEVTAVSTDFFSLMRTRPAQGRVFTPDETKPGGPPVAVVSHEFWQNFLGGAADLSARPLELFGTSYSVVGVMPPGFRFPVRTAVWTPETLAEPGARSGHNWNVVGRLKPGVEVDAARDELNGIQQALRAEHGKEVDGAAVQLMTLQDSLAGNARRPLLLLLGASALVLLIACANLASTLLARGAARRQEMAVRAALGAGRGRLTRQLFTEGLLLATVGALAGVAVAVVLVRVLASLSPAGALGQLEGVRLNGPVLAFALLAAVLAAVLFGLFPALRTSGTDMGRELAGTRAVAARGRGTPWNLLVGAEVALSLLLLVGAGLLIRSFLEVSRVELGYETAGVLTADLALPETAYPDTTDVAAFHQAFLAELATVPGVRHAGIVNLLPLGGGNINGGFDVEGREPGTGYADYRVASAGYFQAMGIPLLRGRLFDPERDRAGSPDVGIINRALAEKLWPGQDPLGQRIRNLANDSWVYGDRWITIVGVVGDVRHWGPLSDPAAEVYVHYAQRPFRARYATLAVSSSVPPASLVATVRSRLSARAPQVPTEFRTMEERAAEAVGTRRFTMAMLTLFAGLALFLAAVGIYGVISYQVVQRTRELGIRLALGATEGAVRAMVIRGSMAVVAAGLAVGAVGAYLLTGTVRGLLFGVEATDPATFAAVVLLLAAVGLAASYLPARRATRVDPMIALRSE, encoded by the coding sequence ATGAGCTCGGTGGCACAGGACCTCCGGTACGCGGCGCGAAAGCTGGCCCGCAGCCCCGGATTTACGCTGGTGGCGGTGCTTACCCTGGCGCTGGGCATCGGCGCCACCACCGCCATCTTCAGCGTGGTGCACGCGGTGCTCCTTCGCCCGCCCCCCTACCCGGAGCCCGGGCAGTTGGTCGTGGCGGCCGAGCTGACGGCCAAGGGCGAGGAGATGCCCGTGGCCGGGCTGAACTTCCAGGACTGGCGCGCGCGGGCCCGCGGCTTCCAGGGGATGGCCGCCTACAGCGGCGGCCAGGCTACGGTGCTGGGCGGCTCCGAGCCGGTGCGTCCGGAGGTGACCGCCGTCTCCACCGACTTCTTTTCGCTGATGCGCACGCGCCCGGCTCAGGGCCGCGTGTTCACCCCGGACGAGACGAAGCCCGGCGGACCGCCCGTCGCCGTGGTGTCGCACGAGTTCTGGCAGAACTTTCTGGGCGGGGCCGCCGACCTGTCGGCCCGGCCCCTGGAGCTGTTCGGCACCAGCTACTCGGTGGTGGGGGTGATGCCCCCCGGATTCCGCTTTCCAGTGAGGACGGCCGTGTGGACCCCCGAAACCCTGGCCGAGCCCGGCGCCCGCAGCGGCCACAACTGGAACGTCGTGGGGCGGCTGAAGCCCGGGGTGGAGGTGGATGCCGCGCGTGACGAGCTCAACGGGATCCAGCAGGCGCTACGGGCCGAGCACGGCAAGGAGGTCGACGGCGCGGCCGTGCAGCTGATGACCCTGCAGGATTCTCTCGCGGGGAACGCGCGGCGCCCCCTGCTGCTGCTGCTGGGGGCCTCGGCGCTCGTGCTGCTGATCGCCTGCGCGAACCTGGCCAGCACGCTGCTGGCCCGCGGGGCCGCGCGCCGCCAGGAGATGGCGGTCCGCGCCGCGCTCGGCGCCGGGCGAGGCCGGCTGACGCGGCAGCTGTTCACCGAGGGGCTGCTGCTGGCAACCGTTGGCGCCCTGGCCGGGGTGGCGGTGGCGGTGGTCCTGGTGCGGGTGCTGGCCTCGCTCTCGCCCGCGGGCGCGCTGGGCCAGCTCGAAGGCGTGCGGCTGAACGGGCCCGTCCTGGCCTTCGCCCTTCTGGCGGCCGTCCTGGCCGCGGTACTGTTCGGCCTCTTTCCGGCGCTGCGCACCTCGGGAACCGACATGGGGCGCGAGCTGGCGGGAACCCGCGCGGTGGCGGCGCGGGGCCGGGGCACGCCGTGGAACCTGCTGGTGGGCGCCGAGGTGGCCCTGTCGCTCCTGCTGCTGGTGGGCGCCGGGCTGCTGATCCGCAGCTTCCTGGAGGTCAGCCGCGTGGAGCTTGGCTACGAGACGGCGGGAGTGTTGACGGCGGACCTGGCGCTTCCCGAGACGGCCTACCCCGACACCACCGACGTGGCGGCCTTTCATCAGGCGTTTCTCGCCGAGCTGGCCACCGTTCCCGGGGTCAGGCACGCGGGGATCGTCAACCTCCTTCCCCTGGGTGGAGGGAACATCAACGGCGGCTTCGACGTCGAGGGGCGCGAGCCGGGCACCGGCTACGCCGACTACCGCGTGGCCAGCGCCGGCTACTTTCAGGCCATGGGCATCCCGCTGCTGCGGGGCCGGCTCTTCGACCCGGAGCGCGACCGGGCGGGATCGCCCGACGTGGGCATCATCAACCGCGCGCTGGCCGAAAAGCTCTGGCCCGGGCAGGACCCGCTGGGGCAGCGCATCCGCAACCTGGCCAACGACAGCTGGGTGTACGGCGACCGCTGGATCACCATCGTGGGGGTGGTGGGCGACGTGCGGCACTGGGGGCCGCTCAGCGACCCGGCCGCCGAGGTGTACGTCCACTACGCCCAGCGCCCGTTCCGGGCCCGCTACGCCACCCTCGCCGTGAGCTCGTCGGTGCCCCCCGCCTCGCTGGTGGCCACGGTGCGCAGCCGCCTGTCTGCGCGGGCGCCGCAGGTGCCCACTGAGTTCCGCACCATGGAAGAGCGGGCCGCCGAGGCGGTGGGCACCCGCCGCTTCACGATGGCCATGCTCACCCTGTTCGCCGGGCTGGCGCTGTTCCTGGCCGCGGTGGGCATCTACGGGGTGATCTCGTACCAGGTGGTGCAGCGCACCCGCGAGCTGGGCATCCGGCTGGCCCTGGGCGCCACCGAGGGCGCGGTGCGCGCCATGGTGATCCGCGGATCGATGGCGGTCGTGGCGGCCGGGCTGGCGGTGGGCGCGGTGGGGGCGTACCTGCTGACCGGCACCGTGCGGGGCCTGCTCTTCGGCGTCGAGGCCACCGACCCCGCCACCTTCGCCGCCGTGGTGCTGCTGCTGGCCGCGGTGGGGCTGGCCGCCAGCTATCTTCCCGCCCGGCGCGCCACCCGGGTGGACCCCATGATTGCCCTGCGCAGCGAATGA